A DNA window from Streptomyces parvus contains the following coding sequences:
- a CDS encoding MFS transporter has translation MRGERANARPRFTGPQRFLLAGSFLITLGSFAVLPYMSVLLHQRLGLGLGTVGFVLAVASLVQFAGGAVAGPVTGRIGLRRAMLLALALRTAGFAAFVPGLTSPVLAVGALLLVSAGAALYLPANKAYLVDGAPGTARPRLLSASGSAFNAGMALGPPAAAPLVMGSPGVLFSCVTVLFALVGAGHALLPRGAADGGEETRSAAPGRVANAPRRPGPSPFVVTVLSVYAFMFFQHYLALYAVPRTSAAFYGAVLTGYAALLVVAQPLLAERVAALSYPAALRWGFGAMAAGMAAIGAGGHAGIAVGGALLCLGEIVLFFKNDLEALARSAAAPASVFGRQRLAAGIGAFASGVVGGQLYGAAEAAGSVRGFWAAVCLQCLLLPVFLLRRRTARAPEGSRADAAQGVSGGSGPDSP, from the coding sequence GTGCGCGGTGAACGGGCGAACGCACGGCCCCGGTTCACCGGCCCCCAGCGGTTCCTGCTGGCGGGCTCGTTCCTGATCACGCTGGGCAGCTTCGCCGTGCTGCCCTACATGTCGGTGCTGCTGCACCAGCGGCTCGGCCTCGGGCTCGGCACGGTCGGCTTCGTGCTGGCCGTCGCCTCGCTGGTCCAGTTCGCCGGGGGCGCGGTCGCGGGCCCGGTGACCGGGCGGATCGGGCTGCGGCGGGCGATGCTGCTGGCGCTGGCGCTGCGTACAGCGGGGTTCGCCGCGTTCGTACCCGGGCTGACCAGTCCGGTCCTCGCGGTCGGGGCACTGCTGCTGGTGTCGGCGGGTGCGGCGTTGTATCTCCCGGCCAACAAGGCGTACTTGGTGGACGGCGCGCCCGGCACGGCCCGCCCCCGGCTGCTGTCGGCGAGCGGTTCGGCGTTCAACGCGGGGATGGCGCTGGGCCCTCCGGCCGCCGCGCCCCTCGTCATGGGCTCGCCCGGGGTGCTGTTCTCCTGCGTCACCGTACTGTTCGCGCTCGTCGGCGCCGGGCACGCCCTGCTGCCGCGGGGAGCGGCGGACGGGGGCGAGGAGACCCGGTCCGCCGCTCCGGGCCGGGTTGCGAACGCTCCGCGCCGCCCGGGGCCTTCGCCGTTCGTCGTGACGGTGCTCAGCGTGTACGCGTTCATGTTCTTCCAGCACTACCTGGCGCTGTACGCGGTCCCCCGGACGTCGGCCGCCTTCTACGGGGCCGTCCTGACGGGGTACGCGGCCCTCCTCGTCGTCGCCCAGCCGCTGCTGGCGGAACGGGTCGCCGCGCTGAGCTACCCGGCCGCGTTGCGGTGGGGGTTCGGGGCGATGGCGGCGGGCATGGCGGCGATCGGCGCGGGAGGGCACGCGGGGATCGCGGTGGGCGGGGCGCTGCTGTGCCTCGGGGAGATCGTGCTCTTTTTCAAGAACGACCTGGAGGCGCTGGCCCGTTCGGCCGCCGCCCCGGCGAGCGTGTTCGGGCGGCAGCGGCTGGCGGCGGGCATCGGCGCGTTCGCGAGCGGGGTGGTGGGCGGTCAGCTGTACGGGGCGGCGGAGGCGGCGGGCTCGGTGCGGGGGTTCTGGGCGGCGGTCTGCCTCCAGTGCCTGCTGCTGCCGGTGTTCCTGCTCCGCCGCCGTACCGCCCGGGCCCCCGAGGGATCCCGGGCGGACGCCGCCCAGGGGGTGTCCGGCGGATCAGGGCCGGACTCGCCCTAA
- a CDS encoding ferric reductase-like transmembrane domain-containing protein, producing MTNPPPAPEPAAAEAPVTTAPGDRQVPGPRPPGEPRRPTLRSDLRASWPDGLVALVITAAVFVLLYIRIRNKTSSTVTVMPFMADAGGFWMYFLSQAFGWSALLWAWGTVILGLMLSGPRPGRLPLSGPRLERLHRTTSLNTIALIAAHALLFAAELVRHDTAAWNSAVATAFVEAFVPGGYDSGTGQIAIPVGQAALYLAIPLGLLFYVRHRIGPKTWRVLHRCVIAVYVLSVWHTLLYGTNVWYDGWFRTSVWLLQLPIAALLLLRLLRPARRSEKLPARPGAGAGARTGWALRLGGRLAVVAIVVALIAVVAGGRDGGRSMPPDDTSSTHNHD from the coding sequence ATGACGAACCCGCCCCCCGCCCCCGAACCGGCGGCCGCCGAGGCGCCCGTAACCACCGCACCCGGCGACCGCCAGGTCCCCGGACCCCGCCCGCCGGGAGAGCCGAGACGGCCGACGCTCCGCTCCGACCTGCGGGCCTCGTGGCCCGACGGGCTGGTGGCGCTCGTCATCACCGCGGCGGTCTTCGTCCTGCTCTACATACGCATCCGCAACAAGACCTCCTCCACGGTCACCGTGATGCCGTTCATGGCCGACGCGGGCGGCTTCTGGATGTACTTCCTCAGCCAGGCGTTCGGCTGGTCCGCCCTGCTCTGGGCCTGGGGCACGGTCATCCTCGGGCTGATGCTGTCCGGACCGCGGCCGGGCCGCCTGCCGCTGTCGGGCCCCCGGCTGGAACGCCTGCACCGCACCACAAGCCTCAACACCATCGCCCTGATCGCGGCCCACGCCCTGCTCTTCGCGGCGGAACTGGTCCGGCACGACACGGCCGCCTGGAACTCCGCCGTCGCCACCGCCTTCGTGGAGGCCTTCGTCCCCGGCGGCTACGACTCCGGTACCGGGCAGATCGCCATCCCCGTCGGCCAGGCCGCGCTCTACCTCGCGATCCCGCTCGGCCTGCTCTTCTACGTACGCCACCGCATCGGCCCCAAGACCTGGCGGGTCCTGCACCGCTGTGTGATCGCCGTCTACGTCCTCAGCGTCTGGCACACCCTGCTGTACGGGACCAACGTCTGGTACGACGGCTGGTTCCGCACCAGCGTCTGGCTGCTCCAGCTCCCGATCGCCGCCCTGCTGCTCCTGCGGCTGCTGCGGCCCGCCCGCCGCTCCGAGAAACTGCCCGCCCGCCCCGGGGCGGGCGCCGGGGCCCGTACGGGGTGGGCTCTGCGGCTGGGCGGCCGGCTCGCGGTGGTGGCGATCGTGGTGGCCCTGATCGCCGTCGTGGCCGGCGGCAGGGACGGCGGGCGCAGCATGCCCCCGGACGACACCTCCTCCACCCACAACCACGACTAG
- a CDS encoding sigma-70 family RNA polymerase sigma factor, whose product MSATRPPRPRVPAARQNDGQITDWALAAGGGDREAADRFVRATYEDVRRFVAYLSSDAPGADDLAQETYLRAMSGLARFAGRSCARTWLMSIARRVVIDRHRAAAVRPRTADTADWQTAAERAQPRHLPGFEESAAVLDALRRLDPARRQAFVLTQLLGASYEEAAAAAGCPIGTVRSRVARARRELAGQWRAEPAEPAPGAARGVSCGS is encoded by the coding sequence GTGTCCGCCACCCGTCCGCCCCGTCCCCGGGTCCCGGCCGCCCGGCAGAACGACGGGCAGATCACCGACTGGGCGCTGGCCGCGGGCGGCGGGGACCGGGAGGCCGCCGACCGGTTCGTCCGGGCGACCTACGAGGACGTCCGCCGGTTCGTCGCCTATCTCAGCTCCGACGCCCCGGGCGCGGACGACCTGGCCCAGGAGACCTACCTGCGGGCGATGAGCGGACTGGCCCGGTTCGCGGGGCGGTCCTGCGCCCGGACCTGGCTGATGTCGATCGCGCGGCGCGTCGTCATCGACCGGCACCGGGCGGCCGCCGTACGCCCCCGGACCGCCGACACCGCGGACTGGCAGACCGCCGCGGAACGCGCCCAGCCCCGCCATCTGCCCGGATTCGAGGAGTCCGCCGCGGTGCTGGACGCCCTGCGCCGACTGGACCCGGCCCGCCGCCAGGCGTTCGTCCTTACCCAGCTGCTGGGCGCGTCCTACGAGGAGGCCGCGGCCGCCGCGGGCTGCCCGATCGGCACGGTCCGCTCCCGCGTGGCGCGCGCCCGCCGCGAACTCGCCGGACAGTGGCGCGCGGAACCGGCCGAACCCGCTCCCGGCGCCGCTCGCGGCGTGTCCTGCGGATCGTGA
- a CDS encoding ATP-grasp domain-containing protein: MTIVALESLSFGLGRMAAAAAEAGHRLCLLTGDRAVYRHELAVLPPDALDVVDVDTWDQDAVRRALDAVPDLAGLINTTDTWSLPAAELARERGLPGPDPESVTLLRDKRRVRETLHAHGLSRSTAMTVPPGPEGAGEVLRAVGLPAVLKDSAGTSSRHVWIAPDEEALHRALADAAEQRLTGTLFAEAFLAGPLYSAETLSWAGTTRLLGVLSRQTSRAAVVREEAAAFPVALPEADRAAIEAWAGRVLAAAGHERGFAHVEFILTADGPELVEINRRIGGALVGEVLCRTLRTNVYTAMMDEALGLRPALLDAPLDTEGPAYGFVLVYPERPGVLKGWLGLDELAAFPGAVEWFPVREPGESVVHVGDQRGCTGMVLAEGRTAELAQHRAWSAAVRVRPVVIADEP, from the coding sequence ATGACGATCGTCGCACTGGAGTCCCTGTCCTTCGGCCTCGGACGGATGGCGGCGGCCGCCGCGGAGGCGGGCCACCGGCTGTGCCTGCTGACCGGCGACCGTGCGGTCTACCGGCACGAGCTGGCGGTGCTGCCGCCGGACGCGCTGGACGTCGTCGATGTCGACACGTGGGACCAGGACGCCGTCCGGCGGGCGCTGGACGCCGTGCCGGACCTGGCCGGGCTGATCAACACGACGGACACCTGGAGCCTGCCGGCCGCCGAACTGGCCCGCGAACGGGGGCTCCCGGGGCCGGACCCGGAGTCCGTGACGCTGCTGCGGGACAAGCGCCGGGTCCGGGAGACGCTCCACGCACACGGGTTGAGCCGCAGTACGGCCATGACTGTCCCGCCGGGTCCCGAAGGCGCCGGGGAGGTGCTGCGGGCAGTGGGGCTGCCCGCGGTCCTGAAGGACTCGGCGGGCACCTCGTCCCGCCATGTGTGGATCGCGCCCGACGAGGAGGCCCTGCACCGGGCACTGGCGGATGCCGCCGAACAGCGCCTGACGGGAACGCTGTTCGCCGAGGCGTTCCTCGCCGGTCCGCTGTACAGCGCGGAGACCCTCAGCTGGGCCGGGACCACCCGGCTGCTCGGGGTGCTGAGCCGCCAGACGTCCCGGGCGGCCGTGGTACGGGAGGAGGCGGCGGCGTTCCCGGTGGCGCTGCCGGAGGCCGACCGGGCCGCGATCGAGGCGTGGGCGGGCCGGGTCCTGGCGGCCGCCGGGCATGAACGGGGCTTCGCCCATGTGGAGTTCATCCTGACGGCCGACGGGCCCGAACTGGTCGAGATCAACCGGAGGATCGGCGGGGCACTGGTCGGCGAGGTGCTGTGCCGCACGCTGCGGACCAACGTCTACACGGCGATGATGGACGAAGCCCTGGGCCTCCGTCCAGCGCTGCTGGACGCCCCGCTCGACACCGAAGGCCCCGCGTACGGCTTCGTGTTGGTGTACCCGGAGCGGCCCGGGGTGCTGAAGGGCTGGCTCGGGCTCGACGAACTCGCCGCCTTTCCCGGGGCGGTGGAGTGGTTCCCGGTGCGCGAGCCCGGCGAGAGCGTGGTCCACGTCGGCGACCAGCGGGGCTGCACGGGCATGGTGCTGGCCGAGGGGCGGACGGCGGAGCTGGCCCAGCACCGGGCGTGGAGCGCGGCCGTCCGGGTCCGCCCGGTCGTCATCGCGGACGAGCCGTGA